One window of the Acidimicrobiales bacterium genome contains the following:
- the rpmH gene encoding 50S ribosomal protein L34: MKRTYQPNKRRRAKRHGFRHRMSTRAGRSVLRARRLKGRQRLSA, translated from the coding sequence GTGAAGCGCACCTACCAACCCAACAAGCGGCGCCGGGCCAAGCGGCACGGGTTCCGTCACCGCATGTCGACCCGCGCTGGTCGAAGCGTGCTCCGGGCCCGTCGGCTCAAGGGCCGTCAGCGCCTCTCGGCCTGA
- the yidD gene encoding membrane protein insertion efficiency factor YidD codes for MTTVTRPRPASLVARALHALIRGYQWVFAWRPSPCRYDPSCSTYALEALEVHGSVRGSWFAVRRLARCHPWGGHGWDPVPPRKA; via the coding sequence ATGACCACCGTCACCCGCCCCCGACCCGCCTCCCTCGTCGCCCGCGCGCTGCACGCCCTCATCCGCGGCTACCAATGGGTCTTCGCCTGGCGGCCGTCGCCGTGCCGCTACGACCCGTCCTGTTCCACCTACGCCCTCGAAGCCCTCGAGGTGCACGGTTCCGTCCGAGGCTCCTGGTTCGCCGTCCGGCGCCTGGCTCGCTGCCACCCCTGGGGTGGCCACGGATGGGACCCCGTCCCCCCTCGGAAGGCCTAG
- the yidC gene encoding membrane protein insertase YidC — protein sequence MQVFFEAFGTALAFFYDLVPNYAFAIVMLTLCVMIVVTPLTLKGTRSMMMMQQLQPEMKKIQTRYKDDRQKLNEELLKFYKENSINPLGGCLPLLVQMPVFLVLYQVLSGLTRRVSDVGYDVGWSVNQFVAGIPITKPPSIDRAFDPAFIEPSTSLYQSLAGATTMPALGLDLSESASQALQIGLLHAIPYLALILIVGATGFIQQRQIQGRNTGASINPQQQMIMKIMPIFLPVISFGLPSGLVIYFAVSNLYRIGQQAFITRSIYGGKGAVRPEGSEPLEVTPQPTFREMFGLAKKNAANAAENKAKKKVPAKSGATARATVKTSAKATPKSTAKATPKAASSTTAKPAKSTAKGSDASSGRRTTPKKPSSGNGGATPPTLQPRARKNKKG from the coding sequence ATGCAGGTGTTCTTCGAAGCGTTCGGCACGGCCCTGGCCTTCTTCTACGACCTGGTGCCGAACTACGCGTTCGCCATCGTGATGCTGACGCTCTGCGTGATGATCGTCGTCACGCCGCTGACCCTCAAGGGCACGCGGTCGATGATGATGATGCAACAGCTCCAGCCGGAGATGAAGAAGATCCAGACCCGCTACAAGGACGACCGCCAGAAGCTCAACGAGGAGCTGCTGAAGTTCTACAAGGAGAACAGCATCAACCCGCTGGGCGGGTGCCTTCCCCTCCTCGTGCAGATGCCGGTCTTCCTGGTGCTCTACCAGGTGCTGTCCGGGCTGACCCGAAGGGTCAGCGACGTCGGGTACGACGTCGGCTGGTCGGTGAACCAGTTCGTGGCGGGGATCCCGATCACGAAGCCTCCCTCGATCGATCGTGCGTTCGATCCGGCCTTCATCGAGCCCTCGACCTCGCTCTACCAGAGCCTCGCCGGGGCCACCACCATGCCGGCCCTGGGGCTCGACCTGAGTGAGAGCGCCAGCCAGGCGCTCCAGATCGGCCTGCTGCACGCCATCCCCTACCTGGCCCTGATCCTCATCGTCGGAGCCACCGGGTTCATCCAGCAGCGCCAGATCCAGGGCCGCAACACCGGGGCGTCGATCAACCCCCAGCAGCAGATGATCATGAAGATCATGCCGATCTTCCTGCCGGTCATCTCGTTCGGGCTCCCCTCCGGCCTGGTCATCTACTTCGCGGTCTCCAACCTCTACCGCATCGGGCAGCAGGCATTCATCACCCGCAGCATCTACGGCGGCAAGGGTGCCGTCCGCCCCGAGGGTTCCGAGCCCCTGGAGGTGACCCCCCAGCCCACGTTCCGGGAGATGTTCGGGCTCGCCAAGAAGAACGCCGCCAACGCCGCGGAGAACAAGGCCAAGAAGAAGGTCCCGGCCAAGAGCGGGGCCACCGCGCGCGCCACCGTGAAGACCTCGGCCAAGGCGACGCCGAAGTCGACCGCCAAGGCGACCCCGAAGGCCGCATCGTCGACGACCGCCAAGCCGGCGAAGTCGACCGCCAAGGGTTCGGACGCCTCGAGCGGGCGACGCACCACACCGAAGAAGCCCTCGTCGGGCAACGGTGGGGCCACCCCGCCGACCCTGCAACCGCGGGCTCGCAAGAACAAGAAGGGCTAG
- a CDS encoding Jag N-terminal domain-containing protein, with the protein MEWVETTGKTLEDAKEAALDQLGVTEDETEFEVLAEPKQGLFGRTRGEARVRARIRPVQPRPKVERRDRKRRGGKAENGRSPKGAKPTSGNGTTTEPTEPTGAASPAEGRPTRDTAPSATGDAPDRSTSGSSRRRSDTTKGAPVSESDQNVDLEAHTAIVTEFVIGLVDAFGYDASVEADALDDENVEVRVDGQDLGLLVGPKGATLAAVQELSRTVVHRKVPGTAEGRVRVDVAGYRQRRREALERFVVQVAEQVRESGVAKALEPMGPPDRKVVHDTVNEIEGVGTISEGEEPRRRVVVVPS; encoded by the coding sequence GTGGAGTGGGTCGAGACCACAGGAAAGACGCTGGAGGACGCCAAGGAGGCGGCCCTCGACCAATTGGGGGTGACCGAGGACGAGACCGAGTTCGAGGTCCTCGCCGAACCGAAGCAGGGCCTCTTCGGGCGCACCCGAGGTGAGGCCCGGGTGCGGGCGCGGATCCGTCCGGTGCAGCCCCGGCCCAAGGTCGAGCGCCGGGATCGCAAGCGTCGGGGCGGGAAGGCCGAGAACGGTCGCTCCCCGAAGGGTGCGAAGCCCACGTCGGGGAACGGCACCACGACCGAGCCCACCGAGCCCACCGGGGCCGCCTCCCCTGCCGAGGGCCGCCCGACCCGCGACACCGCGCCATCGGCCACCGGCGACGCACCTGATCGCTCGACCTCGGGTTCCTCTCGACGTCGTTCCGACACCACCAAGGGAGCTCCAGTGAGCGAAAGTGACCAGAACGTCGATCTCGAGGCCCACACGGCCATCGTCACCGAGTTCGTGATCGGGCTCGTCGATGCCTTCGGCTACGACGCGTCCGTCGAGGCCGACGCCCTCGACGACGAGAACGTCGAGGTCCGCGTCGACGGCCAGGATCTGGGTCTCCTCGTCGGCCCCAAGGGCGCCACTCTGGCCGCCGTCCAGGAGCTGTCCCGCACGGTCGTGCACCGCAAGGTGCCGGGCACCGCCGAGGGTCGGGTCAGGGTGGACGTCGCCGGCTACCGCCAGCGACGCCGCGAAGCCCTCGAGCGCTTCGTCGTGCAGGTGGCCGAGCAGGTGAGGGAGTCCGGTGTGGCCAAGGCGCTCGAGCCGATGGGCCCGCCCGATCGCAAGGTGGTGCACGACACCGTCAACGAGATCGAAGGAGTGGGCACGATCTCCGAGGGCGAGGAGCCCCGGCGCCGCGTCGTCGTCGTCCCCAGCTGA
- a CDS encoding class I SAM-dependent methyltransferase: MSADLTTVLEEAQAIGALGPGPIADHLAHAERFVHALGDTTGRVLDLGSGNGLPGLVIAEQRPDLLVTLLDAQARRVEVLHTAVARLGLADRVTARHGRAEVVARLPGERGAYQAVVARSFGPPGVVAECAVGFLGPDGLLLVSEPPDAPPRWPEEGLAELGLRRGELVDGIQHLHATGPCPDRYPRRDGMPAKRPLF; this comes from the coding sequence ATGTCCGCCGACCTGACCACCGTGCTCGAGGAGGCCCAGGCGATCGGGGCCCTCGGCCCGGGCCCCATCGCCGACCACCTCGCCCACGCCGAGCGCTTCGTCCACGCCCTGGGGGACACGACCGGCCGCGTGCTCGATCTCGGATCGGGCAACGGCCTCCCCGGTCTGGTGATCGCCGAGCAGCGACCGGATCTCCTCGTCACCCTCCTCGACGCGCAAGCTCGCCGCGTCGAGGTCCTGCACACCGCCGTGGCCCGCCTGGGCCTGGCCGACCGGGTGACCGCCCGGCACGGCCGCGCCGAAGTGGTGGCCCGACTCCCGGGCGAACGAGGGGCCTATCAGGCGGTCGTCGCCCGGTCCTTCGGCCCCCCGGGGGTCGTGGCGGAGTGCGCCGTCGGGTTCCTGGGCCCCGACGGGCTGCTGCTGGTGAGCGAACCGCCGGACGCTCCGCCCCGCTGGCCCGAGGAGGGCCTTGCCGAGCTCGGCCTCCGGCGGGGCGAGCTCGTCGACGGCATCCAGCACCTCCATGCCACCGGTCCGTGCCCGGATCGCTACCCCCGTCGGGACGGGATGCCGGCCAAGCGGCCCCTCTTCTGA